TCCCGGAGTGCTCCGCGGCCCGGTCCCGGGCGTGCAGGATGGCGTCCTGCATCACGTCACCGGTGACGTGGACGCCCTCGGTGATCCCCTCCGCCCGGAGGTTCCGGGCGGCGTCCTCGCTCGTGGCGAACAGGAGGTCGGACGAGTGGTCCGTGAGGACGCGGTTGACCTCCTCCGGCATCGACCAGTTGCGGCTCCGGAGGCCGGCCTCGACGTGCGCGAGGGTGACGTCCTCCTTCGCCGCGACGATGGCTCCGGCGAGCGTGGAGTTCGTGTCGCCGTACACGAGGACGACGTCGGGGGACTCCTCCTCGATCAGCGCCTCGATGCCGGTCATCATCTCCGCGGTCTGGGTCGCGTGCGACGCGGAGCCGACCCCGAGGTGGTGGTCCGGTTCGGGGATGGCGAGCTCCTCGAAGAACACGTCCGAGAGCCCCTCGTCGTAGTGCTGTCCGGTGTGGACGAGCACCTCCTCGTGGGTCCCTCGGAGCGCCTCCGAGATGGGGAACGCCTTGATGAACTGCGGTCGAGCGCCGACGATCGTCAGTACCTTGCCCATTGTCAGTTACTCCAGTTTCCGCGTTCGAGTTTGTCGTTGTGCTGCTTGTCGAAGATCATCGCCAGCGTGCAGAGGGTGCCGCCGAACAGCATGAGCAGTACCGACATCGCACCGCCCGTCACTACGGCGTCCAGGACCGTCAACGTGAGGCCCGCGAGGACGAGGCCGGCGAATCCGCCGACGACGCCGAGCGCGTACAGGAGCACGAGCGGGTGGAAGTCGTAAACGAGGTACTTCATCTTCAGCCGCCACAGGAAGTCTCGAAACAGCAGCGCCGAGAGGCGAGGGATGAAATCCGCGTACCGGATGTCGCTCTGCTCGTCGCCGTACACCGCCTCCATGGGGACGTCGGCGATGCGCATGCCGTGGGCGTTGAGCTTGACGAGCATGTCGTTACAAAACCCGTACTCGTCGTACACGGCGTCGAAGTCGAGCCGGTCGAGCGCGCGCAGGGAGACCGCCGTGTACCCGTTCTGGGGGTCGACCATCCGCCAGTAGCCGCTCGCGACCTTCGTGAGGAAGGTCAGCACGGAGTTGCCGAACAGCCGCCACCGGGACATCCCGTCCCAGTGGTCGGGGGAGATCAGGCGATTGCCCTTCGCGTAGTCGGCCTCGTCGTTGACGATGGGTTCGATGATCCGGTCCAGGATGTCGGGGTCCATCTGGCCGTCGCCGTTCATCACGGCCGTCACGTCCAGGCCGTCGTCGACGGCGCGGGCGTAGCCGGTCTTTATCGCCGCGCCGACGCCGCTGTTCTCCTCGTGGCGGATCGTCACGACGCGGGGGTGAAACTCCATGCCGCCGTCGGTCTCGACGTCGGTGTCGAGCGCGACCTCGCCGTCGACCGTCCGACCGGTGTCTCTATCGCCGCCCGCGCCGCCGTCGGGGAACGGCGTCTCGCGGCGGCGCGCGTTGGCCTTGGCGGCGTGGCGCTGGATCTCCGCCCACGTTCCGTCGGTCGAACAGTCGTCGACCACGTACGCGCGGTCGACGAACTCCGGAAGGGTGTCTATCACCTCTCCGACGAACCCCTCCTCGTTGTACGCCGGCACGACGACGCCGACGGTTTTTCCTCTGTACATGGCTATCCACTACCGATCGTGTAGACGTGGTGATGGGTGCGGTCGAGGTCCAGTGCGTCGCGGCCGTCGACGACGACGAGGTCGTCGTCGAACGCGTTCCAGTCGAGGTCGTCGAACTCCTCGTGGGCCGTCACGAGGATGGCGCCGTCCAGGTCGAGGTCGGTCACCGAGTCCAGCGACGCTCCGTACATGTCGAACTCCGAGAAGTCGTCGATCATCGGGTCGACGCCGACGACGGTCGCGCCGAACTGGTTCAGCTTCTCGGCGATGGGGAGCGCGGGCGTCTTCCTGGTCTCCGCGACGCCGGCGCGGTAGGTGACACCGAGGACGAGCACCGCGGAGTCCTCGACGTGCTTGCCGGCGCGCTGGAGCCCCTCGACGAGCTTGCGGACCGCGAAGATCGGCATCTCGTCGTTGACCTCCCGCGCCGTCCGCAGCAGGGGCGCGTCGCTCGCCAGCTCGTTGATGAGGAAGTAGGGGTAGTAGGGGATGCAGTGCCCGCCGACCCCGACCCCCGGGTCGTGGATGTCGCAGAACGGCTGGGTGTTGGCGACCTCGATCGCCTCGTTGACGTCGACGCCCAGCTCGTCCGTGAAGCTGCCCAGCTCGTTCGCGAGCGCGATGTTGACGTCGCGGTAGACGCCCTCGAACACCTTCACGCACTCCGCGGTCGTGGCGTCGCTGACCGGGACGACGTCGTTGACCGTCAGCTCGCCGTAGATCATCTCCGCGACGGCCGTGCTCTCGTCGTCGATACCGCCGACGACCTTGGGGTACGCCCCACGGATGTCCTTCAGCGCGCGGCCGCTGGACGTCCGCTCGGGGCAAAAGGCCAGCCCGAACTGGTCCGCGGCGAGGCCACTCTCCTCGACGAGGAGGGGTTTCACGACGTCCTCGCAGGTGCGCGGCGGCACCGTCGACTCGATGACGACCATGTCGCCCTCGTCGAGACCGGCGGCGATGTCCCGGACCGCCGTCCGGAGGTTCGAGAGGTCGGGGTGCCGGTCGTTGCGGAGCGTCGTGGGAACGATGACCACGTGCACGCTCGCGTCCCCGGCCGTCGTCGGCGGGTCGGCCGACGCGCGGAACGCGCCGGCGTTGACGGCGGCGGAGGTGAGCTCCGGGAGACGGGGTTCGCCCTCGACCGGGCAGTCGCCGTCGTTGATCCGGCCGACCACGTCCTCGTCGATGTCGACGCCGGTCACGTTGCCCGTCACGCCGGCGTACACGACCGCGAGGGGGAGGCCCATCTTCCCGAGGCCGTACACGGCGACCGGCACGTCGCCGTCGACGAACGCGTCGCGGCGCTCGTCGATCGAGCCGTCGACGCCGTACAGCTTCGTCGCCTCGTCCCTGCTCAGCTTCATCAGTGACGCACCTCCGTCGGCGCCGCGCGGCGCCCGTTCGCCTTCCGGTCGATCTTCCGGGCGATCTCGAGCGCGCGGAGCCCGTCCTCGCCGCTGACCTCGGGCTCCTCGTCCGTCGTCGCCGCCTCGACGAACGAGGCGAGTTCCTTCTTGAGGGGCTCGCCGTTGTCGACGGTCGGGCGCTCGATGACGTTCTCGTTCCGGTAGCGGACGTCGCCGTCGTTCTCGACGTACTCCGGGAGCGAGTGGCGGTGAATCTGGACCGTCCGCTCCATGTAGTCGACGTTGACCTGACACTCCCGAGCGGTGATCGAGAGCTGGCGGACCCGCTCCTGGGTGACGCGACTTGCCGTCAGCGTGCCGACGACGTCCTCGAACTGGAGCGACGCCGTCACGTAGGGGTCGTCCTCGGCGCGGAACGCCTCGATCGCTTCCAGTTCGTCGTCGACGAGCGACCGCACGATGTCGATGTCGTGGATCATCAGGTCCTGAACGACGCTGTCGCCGAGATCGCGGTCGAGCGGGGGACCGAGCCGCCGGGCGTCGACCGCGATGATGTCCAGATCCGGGACGATGTCCTGCAGCGTCCGAACCGCGGGGTTGAACCGTTCGACGTGTCCCACCTGTAGGGTCAGGTCGGCGTCGCGAGCGCTCTGGATGAGGTCGCGGCCCGCCTCGGGGTCGTCGACGAACGGCTTCTCGACCAGCACGTGGGTGTCGTGGTCGATGGCATCCTGCGCGACGGCGTAGTGGTACTCTGTCGGCACCGTCACGGACACCGCGTCGACGGCGTTCAGCACGCCCTCGGTCGACAGGACCCGCGCGTCGTAATCGTCCGCGACCTCCTCGGCGCGGTCCGTGTCCGCGTCGGAGATCGCGAACAGTTCGACGTTCGGTAGCTCGCGATACACCCGCGCGTGGTGCCGGCCCATGCTTCCGACACCGATAACTCCTGCTCTGATCTCAGTCATGGTTGTACGTGTGAATGCTGTCAGTCATGCGTCGTAGGTCGTCCTCGTCGAGGTCCTGATGCACCGGGAGCGAGAGGACCTCGTCGGCGGCTCGCTCGGCTTCGGGGGCGCTCGCGGTCGCGTCCGCGTAGGCCGGTTGCTGGTGGATCGGCAGGGGGTAGTAGACGCCGGTGCCGATCCCCCGCTCATCGAGGTGGGCGCGCAACGCGTCCCGGTCCTCGCAGCGGACCGTGTACTGATGATACGCGTGCTCGCGACCCGCCGGTTCCGTCGGAGCCGTCACCGACGGGACCCCCTCGATGGCGTCGGTGAGCGTCGCCGCGTTGGAGCGGCGGGCTTCGACGTTGTCCGGGAGCTTCTCCAGCTGCGCCCGCCCGATGGCGGCCGCGATGCTTGTCATGCGGAAGTTGTGGCCCACCTCCGCGTGCTCGTACGTCTCCGTCCGCCCGTGGTTGATAAAGCGGGCGGCGCGCTCGGCGACGTCCTCCCGGTCGGTCGTGATCATCCCCCCTTCCCCGGTCGTCATGTTCTTCGTCGGGTAGAAGGAAAAACAGGCGGCATCGCCGAGCGAGCCGACGGGCTGCCCGCCGTACTCGGCGCCGTGAGCCTGTGCGGCGTCCTCTACGAGCGCCAGGTCGTGGTCGTCGGCGACTTCCCTGAGGTGGTCCATCGCCGCGGGGAGCCCGTAGAGGTGGACCGCGAGGATCGCGTCGACGTCGCGCTCCCGAGCGACCGCTTCCACCGCGTGGGGGTCGAGGTTGTACGTCTCGGGGTCGACGTCGACGAACACGGGCTCCGCGCCCGCGAACCTGATCGCGTTCGCGCTGGCGATGAAGGAAAACGGCGTCGTGACGACGCGGTCTCCCTCGCCGATCCCCAGCGCCTCGAACGCGGTGTGAAGCGCCGTGGTTCCGTTGGAGGTGGCGACGGCGTGGTCCGTCCCGCAGTACTCGGCGTACTCGGACTCGAACTGCCGGACCAGGGGGCCGTCCGCGACGTGGCCGTCCTCTATTACCTCCGCGACGCGGCGCTGTTCCTCCTCTCCGAGGTCGGGGGACGCGATCGGAATCGAACTCATGCGATCTCGTTCCCTCCTTCGAGGTCGTCCGGGAGCGGACCGAACTCCGCGGGCACTCCCATCGCCAGCGTGTCCGGCGGGACGTCCCGGTCGACGACGGCGCCGGCGGCGACGAACGACCCCTTCCCGACCGTGACGTCGGGGAGGACGGTCGCGTTCGCGCCGATCGAGGCGCCGTCCTCGATGGTCGGCCCCTGCAGCGGAACGTCCTTCCGAACGGGATACGGGTCGTTCGTCAGCACCGCCCGCGGCCCGAGGAAGACGTTGTCGCCGACGGTGGTCTCCGGCGGCACGTACACCCCGGTCTGGATGCTGACGTGGGACCCCACGTCGACCCGGCCGTCGATCACGGTGTCGGTTCCGACGACCACGTCGTCGCCGAACGTCGACTCCTCACGCACGAGGACGCCGTGTCCGGTGACGAACTCGTCGCCCGTCCGGACGTCCGCGTAGACGATCGAGCCCTGCCGGACCGTGGAGTCGTCGCCGAGCACCGTCGGACCGCAGTCGTCGGCGTACTCGTAGGCGACGGTTGCGCCGTCGTCGACGTGCACGCCGTCGCCGGTTACGAGCTCGGCCATGCGGTCACCTCCGTCGGCGCCGGCGGTCCCGGCGGCGGCGATCTCGTTACTCGTCGATCGATGCGTGTCGTTCGTGTATGGCGGGTTCCGCTTCCCCAGCCGTACCCCAGTGCAAGCGGCATGAAAGGCTACTCCCTGCTTATGATGCAGATGCCTTTGTTATTGAGCGCCTTTAGTACGGGTATGAAGGTCCTTCAAGGGGAAAGCGGGTGGACAACGTCACGTCTGCACTGGATCTCGGGATTTCAGCGCGTTGACGCCGTCTGATCGGGTATAACCTAGTTACCGTGACTGTAATCGGTATGTAACAAAGTGGTGATACCGGGATACCACGGTCTAGAAGTCCACGTACGGGTAGGTAGAGATACCGAAGTTGACACACCGCGTCCAATTAATGTCTCAATCCGACACCAGCGCGCTATCGCAGGACGTCGTGTTCGATCTCCTCAGCAGCCCCAGACGCCGGTTCGTGCTGTACTACCTGCGTCAGGAAAACGAGCCAGTAGAACTGCGGGAACTGGCCGACGAAGTCGCTGCCTGGGAGAACGACATGGACGTCGAGGAACTCACAAGCCAACAGCGAAAACGAGTGTACGTCTCGCTGTATCAAACACACGTACCGAAGCTCGACGAAGCGGGGATCATCGAATACGACCAAGACAGCGGTATGGTCTCGTTGGCCGACCGCGCAGACGACCTGGGATCGTATCTCAGCAGCGAAGAGGAGACGCTCCCGTGGCAGATGTACTACCTCGCGGTCGCCGTCGCCGGCGCGATACTGTACTCGCTCGTCGCGTTCGACGTCGCCTTCTTCGCGGCGGTTCCGGAGTTCGTCGCGGGCATCGCGATCATCATCGCGTTCGGCCTCTCGGCGGTCGCTCACTACCTCTACAACCGGTATCACGAACCGGAGATCGACGCCGATCTGGTGAGTACGAACCGATAGCGGCGCTCAAAGGCGACGGCTCCGAAGCGGTGACGGCGGGCAGACTGTTCCTCCGGGCAGCAGACAAGCGCAGAGTACCGACCGCCTAGCACATCGGTTCCCCCGATATACCGTTCATAACAAAGGGAAAATCGCATCATTAAACCGATATGGAGAGTCGGGAAACGACCGGACCATCCACGATCCTCGTCGGGATCGACGCGGCGTGTCGAGGGGTCCTCGACCCGCTGATCGACGACGGGGTCGTGCCGAACCTCGCCGGGCTGCTCGCGGACGGCGCGAGCGGCCCGCTGGAGTCGCAGATCCCGCCGTGGACGGCCAGCGCCTGGCCGTCGATGTACACGGGCACGAACCCGGGGAAACACGGCGTGTTCGATTTCCTCTCGTTCGACGGGTACGACTGGGGGGTAGTCAACGCGACCCACGTCGACGAGCGGCCGCTGTGGAGCCTGCTCGACCGACAGGACCGCACGAGCGTCGTCGTGAACGTCCCGGTGACGCATCCGCCGGAGGAGTTCGACGGCGCGCTCGTCCCCGGGTACGTCGCGCCGGAAGATCCCGACTGTCACCCCGCCGGCGTCCTCGACGACGTGCGGGAGGCGATCGGGGAGTACCGCGTCTACCCGAAGAACGCTGACAGCGCGGAGGGAAAGCGCGAGGCGTTCGCCGACGCCGCGCGGTCCCGCGGCGAGGCGTTCCGCTACCTCGTCGACCGGTTCGACCCGGAGTTCGGCTTCGTCGAGTTCCAGTCGACCGACACCGTGTTCCACGACCTCCCGGGCGACCAGGAGGCCGTCCGGGCGGTGTACGAAGCCGTCGATGAACAGCTCGGCGCGATCCTCGCGGAGTGCGATCCGGACACCGTGGTCGTCGCGAGCGACCACGGCATGGGGCCGTACCGCGGCCACGAGTTCCGCGTGAACGAGTTCCTCCGCGAGAGCGACGACGTGACCGCGGTGAAAGGCGGGGAGGGGATGCCGACCTGGGCCACCGTCCGCGACGGTCAGCTCAAGGAGGGTCAGGCCGAGACCGATCCCGACAGCGGCGCGATGGAGCGCGTCATGGCGGCGCTCGCCGGCGTCGGCCTCACGAGCCAGCGCATCGGGAAAGCGCTGGATGCGGTCGGCCTCGCGGACGCCGTCGCCGCTCGCGTGCCGACGTCGATGGTCAGCGCCGGGACGGAACAGGTCGACTTCCCGTCCTCCCGGGCGTACATGCGCTCCCGCATCGAGTGCGGCGTCCGGATCAACCTCGAAGGGCGGGAGCCGGACGGCGTCGTCCCCGCCGACCGGTACGAGGCCGTCCGCGACGACCTCATCGACCGACTCTCCAGCGTCCGGACGCCCGACGGGGACCCCCTGTTCGACGACGTGGCGCGCCGCGAGAAGTACTTCGAGGGGCCTCACGCCGACGACGCCGTCGACGTGGTGACGGTGCCGTCGAAGTTCGACCACTTCCTCTCCGCGAAGCTCCGCGGGTCGCAGTGGGGCGAGCCGTCGGAGCCCTGGAATCACAAGCGCGACGGCATCGTCGCCCTCGCCGGCGAGGGCGTCGACGAGTCGGCCGCGCTCGGGGACGCCCACCTGTTCGACGTGGCGCCGACGGTGCTCGCCACCATGGGCGTGCCCGCAGACGAGCGGATGGACGGGACGGTCCTCCCGGCGGTGGAGTCGGCCGGAGAGCGCAGCTATCCGGAGTACAGCAGACGATCGACGGCGACGGACGACGAGGCCGTCGAAGACCGCCTCAGCAATCTCGGATACATCGAATAGTTCGGAGTAATCTGACGCATGAGCATCGACATCCGTATTCTCGACGACGAAGACGAGTGGGATCGATACGTCGACCGATCTGACGGCACGAACCTGTTTCACCGGTACGCCGCGCTGGAGGTACAGGCGCAGTACACGAACGCTGAACTGTATCCCCTCGCCGGGTTCAAGGGCCAGGAGGCTGTCGGGC
This region of Halostella limicola genomic DNA includes:
- a CDS encoding Gfo/Idh/MocA family protein — its product is MTEIRAGVIGVGSMGRHHARVYRELPNVELFAISDADTDRAEEVADDYDARVLSTEGVLNAVDAVSVTVPTEYHYAVAQDAIDHDTHVLVEKPFVDDPEAGRDLIQSARDADLTLQVGHVERFNPAVRTLQDIVPDLDIIAVDARRLGPPLDRDLGDSVVQDLMIHDIDIVRSLVDDELEAIEAFRAEDDPYVTASLQFEDVVGTLTASRVTQERVRQLSITARECQVNVDYMERTVQIHRHSLPEYVENDGDVRYRNENVIERPTVDNGEPLKKELASFVEAATTDEEPEVSGEDGLRALEIARKIDRKANGRRAAPTEVRH
- a CDS encoding DUF7344 domain-containing protein → MSQSDTSALSQDVVFDLLSSPRRRFVLYYLRQENEPVELRELADEVAAWENDMDVEELTSQQRKRVYVSLYQTHVPKLDEAGIIEYDQDSGMVSLADRADDLGSYLSSEEETLPWQMYYLAVAVAGAILYSLVAFDVAFFAAVPEFVAGIAIIIAFGLSAVAHYLYNRYHEPEIDADLVSTNR
- a CDS encoding glycosyltransferase family 2 protein, translating into MYRGKTVGVVVPAYNEEGFVGEVIDTLPEFVDRAYVVDDCSTDGTWAEIQRHAAKANARRRETPFPDGGAGGDRDTGRTVDGEVALDTDVETDGGMEFHPRVVTIRHEENSGVGAAIKTGYARAVDDGLDVTAVMNGDGQMDPDILDRIIEPIVNDEADYAKGNRLISPDHWDGMSRWRLFGNSVLTFLTKVASGYWRMVDPQNGYTAVSLRALDRLDFDAVYDEYGFCNDMLVKLNAHGMRIADVPMEAVYGDEQSDIRYADFIPRLSALLFRDFLWRLKMKYLVYDFHPLVLLYALGVVGGFAGLVLAGLTLTVLDAVVTGGAMSVLLMLFGGTLCTLAMIFDKQHNDKLERGNWSN
- a CDS encoding acyltransferase — encoded protein: MAELVTGDGVHVDDGATVAYEYADDCGPTVLGDDSTVRQGSIVYADVRTGDEFVTGHGVLVREESTFGDDVVVGTDTVIDGRVDVGSHVSIQTGVYVPPETTVGDNVFLGPRAVLTNDPYPVRKDVPLQGPTIEDGASIGANATVLPDVTVGKGSFVAAGAVVDRDVPPDTLAMGVPAEFGPLPDDLEGGNEIA
- a CDS encoding alkaline phosphatase family protein translates to MESRETTGPSTILVGIDAACRGVLDPLIDDGVVPNLAGLLADGASGPLESQIPPWTASAWPSMYTGTNPGKHGVFDFLSFDGYDWGVVNATHVDERPLWSLLDRQDRTSVVVNVPVTHPPEEFDGALVPGYVAPEDPDCHPAGVLDDVREAIGEYRVYPKNADSAEGKREAFADAARSRGEAFRYLVDRFDPEFGFVEFQSTDTVFHDLPGDQEAVRAVYEAVDEQLGAILAECDPDTVVVASDHGMGPYRGHEFRVNEFLRESDDVTAVKGGEGMPTWATVRDGQLKEGQAETDPDSGAMERVMAALAGVGLTSQRIGKALDAVGLADAVAARVPTSMVSAGTEQVDFPSSRAYMRSRIECGVRINLEGREPDGVVPADRYEAVRDDLIDRLSSVRTPDGDPLFDDVARREKYFEGPHADDAVDVVTVPSKFDHFLSAKLRGSQWGEPSEPWNHKRDGIVALAGEGVDESAALGDAHLFDVAPTVLATMGVPADERMDGTVLPAVESAGERSYPEYSRRSTATDDEAVEDRLSNLGYIE
- a CDS encoding nucleotide sugar dehydrogenase, which codes for MSRDEATKLYGVDGSIDERRDAFVDGDVPVAVYGLGKMGLPLAVVYAGVTGNVTGVDIDEDVVGRINDGDCPVEGEPRLPELTSAAVNAGAFRASADPPTTAGDASVHVVIVPTTLRNDRHPDLSNLRTAVRDIAAGLDEGDMVVIESTVPPRTCEDVVKPLLVEESGLAADQFGLAFCPERTSSGRALKDIRGAYPKVVGGIDDESTAVAEMIYGELTVNDVVPVSDATTAECVKVFEGVYRDVNIALANELGSFTDELGVDVNEAIEVANTQPFCDIHDPGVGVGGHCIPYYPYFLINELASDAPLLRTAREVNDEMPIFAVRKLVEGLQRAGKHVEDSAVLVLGVTYRAGVAETRKTPALPIAEKLNQFGATVVGVDPMIDDFSEFDMYGASLDSVTDLDLDGAILVTAHEEFDDLDWNAFDDDLVVVDGRDALDLDRTHHHVYTIGSG
- the wecB gene encoding non-hydrolyzing UDP-N-acetylglucosamine 2-epimerase, with translation MGKVLTIVGARPQFIKAFPISEALRGTHEEVLVHTGQHYDEGLSDVFFEELAIPEPDHHLGVGSASHATQTAEMMTGIEALIEEESPDVVLVYGDTNSTLAGAIVAAKEDVTLAHVEAGLRSRNWSMPEEVNRVLTDHSSDLLFATSEDAARNLRAEGITEGVHVTGDVMQDAILHARDRAAEHSGMPDELNLSDGEYVLATVHRAGNTDDPDRLDAILSGLAASPKPVVFPAHPRTVAALQEHGLWDRYADELRFIEPVGYLDFVRLIDGAERVATDSGGVQKEAFYLDTPCVTLRDETEWTETVEAGWNVLVGADEAAIRGALSGSFEPVSNPPLYGDGTAAETIRDVLDDA
- a CDS encoding DegT/DnrJ/EryC1/StrS family aminotransferase, with translation MSSIPIASPDLGEEEQRRVAEVIEDGHVADGPLVRQFESEYAEYCGTDHAVATSNGTTALHTAFEALGIGEGDRVVTTPFSFIASANAIRFAGAEPVFVDVDPETYNLDPHAVEAVARERDVDAILAVHLYGLPAAMDHLREVADDHDLALVEDAAQAHGAEYGGQPVGSLGDAACFSFYPTKNMTTGEGGMITTDREDVAERAARFINHGRTETYEHAEVGHNFRMTSIAAAIGRAQLEKLPDNVEARRSNAATLTDAIEGVPSVTAPTEPAGREHAYHQYTVRCEDRDALRAHLDERGIGTGVYYPLPIHQQPAYADATASAPEAERAADEVLSLPVHQDLDEDDLRRMTDSIHTYNHD